In Senegalia massiliensis, a single genomic region encodes these proteins:
- a CDS encoding CPBP family intramembrane glutamic endopeptidase, protein MEMYDKKLSLIEVLFVIICLILIFLFHTNFILTCILSLLALIIFKNQLINYKSDIKKEKNFLYAFILIYLVYIGIQLFNYGINTDNYTLNQLRLLFQLPLTMTILLGYLFKVRLSDFNWSITFKSFLVVVFIFILLELVTIINSLTEVNTISYYIKNFIQKLYYPSIVEEVLFRGFFLSGLLAFEVREDKANIIQFVIFGLTHMLGYNEISVIIVLSTCIQTYIGFLFGKIYIQTKSLTPCILLHALIDTI, encoded by the coding sequence ATGGAGATGTATGATAAAAAATTATCATTAATAGAAGTGCTCTTTGTTATTATATGTTTAATTTTGATTTTTTTATTTCATACAAATTTTATATTAACATGTATACTTTCGTTACTAGCATTAATTATTTTTAAAAATCAATTAATAAATTACAAAAGTGATATCAAAAAAGAAAAAAACTTTTTGTATGCATTTATTTTGATTTATTTAGTATATATTGGTATTCAACTTTTCAATTATGGTATAAATACAGATAATTATACACTTAATCAATTGAGATTACTATTCCAATTACCATTGACAATGACTATTTTACTAGGTTATTTATTCAAAGTAAGACTAAGTGATTTTAATTGGAGTATAACTTTTAAAAGTTTTCTTGTAGTTGTATTTATATTTATTTTGTTAGAATTGGTAACTATTATTAACTCTTTAACAGAGGTTAACACAATTAGTTATTATATAAAAAATTTTATACAAAAATTATATTATCCAAGTATAGTAGAGGAAGTACTTTTCAGAGGATTTTTTTTAAGTGGATTACTTGCATTTGAAGTAAGAGAAGATAAAGCCAACATAATTCAATTTGTTATTTTTGGTTTGACTCATATGTTAGGTTATAATGAAATCTCTGTAATTATTGTTCTATCTACTTGTATTCAAACATACATAGGATTTTTATTTGGCAAAATATATATTCAAACAAAGTCATTAACACCATGCATATTACTACATGCACTTATAGATACAATTTAG
- the feoB gene encoding ferrous iron transport protein B, translated as MKIALTGNPNSGKTTMFNAITGRIEHVGNWAGVTIDKKEGIIKDNLNKTGVDITAVDLPGAYSMSPFTSEETITRDFVKNENPDVIINIVDATNLSRSLFFTTQLMELDIPVVIALNKSDINEKKDTKISIENLSKYLGCPVVKTVSTKSQNNNLDTLISKAVEVKGTKQKAPFKYKYIDLKDSDAVKDSDKARYNFVKKVVEEVETRKIDSNKQTKQDAVDRVLAHKWIGLPIFALIMWAVFSISQEHLGPFLADTLVAWIDNLYAVVESALGDNVSPFLSSLLLDGIIGGVGAVVGFLPLIMVLFFLLALLEDCGYMARVAVLMDRFFKKVGLSGKSIIPMVIGTGCAIPGIMATRTIKNKRQRRTTAMLTPFMPCGAKLPVIALFAGVFFENAAWVGTSMYFAGILIIIISALVVVRITGEKNSRSFFIMELPQYRFPSIKRATVSMFARAKAFIVKAGTIILLCNAAVQIMQTFNWKLQVVAEGAQDTSILASIASPFAVFLIPLGFGVWQLAAAAITGFIAKENVVGTLAVVYSITNFIDTEEFALVSGAEDVASVMGLTSVAALSYLVFNLFTPPCFAAIGAMNSEMEDNRWLWGGIAFQFGMGYSVAFFTYQIGTLITTGSFGSGFIAGAIAVGLMIGYLVYLVIKGNKKAALKLQEA; from the coding sequence ATGAAAATAGCATTAACAGGTAATCCTAATAGTGGTAAAACAACTATGTTTAACGCTATTACAGGAAGAATTGAACATGTTGGTAACTGGGCTGGAGTTACTATTGATAAAAAAGAGGGAATTATAAAGGACAATTTAAATAAAACTGGTGTAGATATTACGGCAGTAGACCTTCCAGGAGCTTATTCAATGTCTCCTTTTACATCAGAAGAAACTATAACAAGGGATTTTGTGAAAAATGAAAATCCAGATGTAATAATTAATATTGTAGACGCTACAAATTTAAGCAGGAGTTTATTTTTTACAACTCAACTAATGGAATTAGATATCCCAGTTGTAATAGCTCTTAATAAAAGTGATATAAATGAGAAAAAAGATACGAAAATTAGTATAGAAAATTTAAGTAAATATTTAGGATGCCCTGTAGTAAAAACAGTATCAACAAAATCTCAAAATAACAATTTAGATACTTTAATTTCAAAAGCTGTAGAAGTTAAAGGAACAAAACAAAAGGCTCCTTTTAAATATAAATATATTGATTTAAAGGATTCCGATGCTGTAAAAGATTCTGATAAGGCACGTTATAATTTTGTTAAAAAAGTTGTTGAAGAAGTTGAGACAAGAAAAATAGATAGTAATAAACAAACTAAGCAAGATGCAGTAGATAGGGTTTTAGCACATAAATGGATTGGATTACCGATTTTTGCACTTATTATGTGGGCGGTATTTTCAATTTCACAAGAACATTTAGGACCATTTTTAGCAGATACGTTAGTAGCATGGATTGATAACTTATATGCAGTAGTAGAAAGTGCTTTAGGTGACAATGTATCTCCTTTTCTTAGCTCATTACTATTAGATGGTATTATTGGTGGTGTAGGTGCTGTAGTTGGATTTTTACCACTTATTATGGTATTGTTTTTCTTATTGGCATTACTTGAAGATTGTGGCTATATGGCGCGTGTTGCAGTACTTATGGATCGTTTCTTTAAAAAAGTTGGTCTATCAGGTAAGTCTATTATACCTATGGTAATAGGTACAGGTTGTGCTATTCCTGGAATTATGGCAACTAGAACTATAAAAAATAAAAGACAAAGAAGAACTACGGCAATGTTAACACCATTTATGCCATGTGGTGCAAAATTACCAGTTATTGCGTTATTTGCTGGAGTATTTTTTGAAAATGCAGCGTGGGTTGGTACTTCTATGTATTTTGCAGGAATTCTAATTATCATAATTAGCGCATTAGTAGTAGTAAGAATTACTGGAGAAAAAAATTCAAGATCATTCTTTATTATGGAGTTACCACAATATAGATTTCCAAGCATCAAAAGAGCTACAGTTTCAATGTTTGCTCGTGCAAAAGCATTTATTGTAAAAGCAGGTACAATTATATTACTTTGTAATGCTGCAGTACAAATTATGCAGACTTTTAATTGGAAGCTTCAAGTTGTAGCAGAGGGTGCACAAGATACAAGTATATTAGCGAGTATTGCTTCACCATTTGCAGTATTTCTTATACCTTTAGGATTTGGTGTATGGCAATTAGCAGCAGCAGCTATTACTGGTTTTATTGCAAAGGAAAATGTAGTTGGTACTTTAGCAGTAGTTTATTCAATCACAAACTTTATAGATACTGAAGAATTTGCATTAGTATCAGGAGCTGAAGATGTTGCAAGTGTTATGGGATTAACTTCAGTTGCAGCACTATCTTATCTTGTATTTAACTTATTTACACCTCCATGCTTTGCTGCTATTGGTGCGATGAATTCAGAAATGGAAGATAATAGATGGCTTTGGGGTGGTATTGCATTCCAGTTTGGAATGGGTTACTCAGTAGCTTTCTTTACTTATCAAATAGGCACATTAATAACAACAGGTTCTTTTGGTTCTGGTTTTATTGCAGGAGCTATTGCAGTAGGACTTATGATAGGGTATCTTGTATACCTTGTTATAAAAGGAAATAAAAAAGCAGCTCTTAAATTACAGGAGGCTTAG
- a CDS encoding AraC family transcriptional regulator — protein sequence MHIKGENPYIKQINKVQDYIENHLDKSLSTKQLSQIANFSEYHFQRIFRVVTGESLYGFIKRIRLERAAYMLLADKKRSIIDISMSIGFSSQASFAKAFKSKYGISGSNYRKTNGIVSQSDFVGQSFHEIDMSIEPLYIEIRNEKAIKLIYTRYTGPYKGDSKLFSRLFNKLYQWANQRNLISADSRWFVIYHDFGNETDQKDLRISVCMSVDRNVAISGDIGVLTLSEGLYGVGSFIVDSNEYGKAWYYMYTEWLPNSGYKPDDRFSFEHYPPIEEEGDKHLVEIYIPIV from the coding sequence ATGCATATAAAAGGTGAAAATCCTTATATTAAACAAATTAATAAAGTACAAGATTATATAGAAAACCATCTAGATAAATCTCTTTCAACTAAACAACTATCTCAAATAGCTAATTTTAGTGAATATCATTTTCAAAGAATATTTAGAGTTGTGACAGGAGAAAGCTTGTATGGATTCATCAAAAGGATACGATTGGAAAGGGCAGCTTATATGCTTTTAGCAGATAAAAAGAGATCAATAATTGATATCTCCATGAGTATCGGCTTTTCTAGTCAAGCCTCTTTTGCTAAGGCTTTTAAATCTAAATATGGGATTAGCGGCAGTAACTATCGAAAAACAAATGGGATTGTAAGTCAATCTGATTTTGTTGGCCAGTCCTTTCATGAGATTGATATGAGTATTGAACCACTATATATTGAAATACGAAATGAAAAGGCAATTAAGTTAATTTATACTAGATATACAGGACCATATAAAGGAGATAGTAAACTTTTTTCTCGTTTGTTTAACAAATTATATCAATGGGCAAATCAAAGAAATCTTATTTCAGCAGATTCAAGATGGTTTGTTATATATCATGATTTTGGAAATGAAACAGACCAAAAAGATTTACGGATCAGCGTCTGTATGTCTGTTGACAGAAATGTTGCAATTAGTGGGGATATTGGTGTACTGACTCTTTCAGAAGGATTATATGGGGTTGGAAGTTTTATAGTAGACTCAAATGAATATGGCAAAGCTTGGTATTATATGTACACAGAGTGGCTTCCAAACAGTGGATATAAACCTGATGATAGGTTTTCTTTTGAACATTACCCTCCTATAGAGGAAGAAGGAGATAAGCATTTGGTAGAGATTTATATACCGATTGTTTAA
- a CDS encoding FeoA family protein, translating into MAESLVSGIMNKIYEFKDAKGDIVKNLSRAKVNVEYTIKDIKTDDEEMKNFLFTLGCYEGEKVTIISLLGENYVISVKDARYSIDLELAKAIIV; encoded by the coding sequence ATGGCTGAGAGTTTAGTGAGTGGAATCATGAATAAAATTTATGAGTTTAAAGATGCAAAAGGTGATATCGTGAAAAATTTATCTAGAGCTAAGGTGAATGTAGAATATACAATAAAAGATATTAAAACAGATGATGAAGAAATGAAGAATTTTCTTTTTACCTTAGGATGTTATGAAGGAGAAAAGGTAACTATAATATCTTTATTGGGAGAAAATTATGTCATATCTGTAAAAGATGCAAGATATAGCATTGATTTAGAACTTGCAAAAGCAATTATTGTATAA
- a CDS encoding ECF transporter S component — protein sequence MGKNAIDNKIQNLTILGLLIALVAVSTMMIKVPVVSTEGYVHLGDSMIFLSAIIFGKKKGAIAGGIGSAMADLLLGYTHWIIPTLIIKGLMGYFVGLISNGESDNLINVRNSISLIFGAIWMVFGYFIAGGIMKGSFLVAATSIPANSIQAFAGALIFIPIGIALKKTKYFNQYA from the coding sequence ATGGGCAAAAATGCAATTGACAACAAAATTCAAAATTTAACAATTTTAGGGCTTTTAATAGCATTAGTAGCTGTATCAACAATGATGATTAAAGTTCCTGTGGTTTCAACGGAAGGTTATGTTCATTTAGGAGATAGTATGATATTTCTATCGGCAATTATTTTTGGTAAAAAGAAAGGTGCTATTGCAGGAGGAATTGGTTCAGCTATGGCTGATTTACTTTTAGGTTATACTCATTGGATAATTCCTACTCTTATAATAAAAGGGTTAATGGGATATTTTGTTGGATTAATTTCTAATGGTGAAAGTGATAATTTAATAAATGTTAGAAATAGTATTTCATTAATATTTGGAGCTATATGGATGGTTTTTGGATATTTTATTGCTGGCGGTATTATGAAAGGAAGTTTTTTAGTAGCAGCAACTAGTATTCCTGCAAACTCTATTCAAGCATTTGCAGGAGCATTAATATTTATACCAATAGGAATTGCATTAAAAAAAACCAAATATTTTAATCAATATGCTTAG
- a CDS encoding aldo/keto reductase, with protein sequence MLYRRFGKTNEIVSILGFGCMRFPLLPGGDSSDIDEEKSIKMVRYAIDNGLNYLDTAYPYHGNGMSDKGKSEPFVAKVIKDGYREKVKIATKLPTWLIENREDMDKYLNEQLERLEIDSIDFYLLHALNKEVWEKLKSLGVDEFLDSAIKKGKIKYAGFSYHDKQEYFNEIIDYYDFSFCQIQFNYLDEDYQAGLKGLKYAYEKDLGIVIMEPLRGGKLTGNLPIEAIELFNNEDGNKTPAEWALRWVWNHPEVSIILSGMSTMEQVIENINIAKDAEFNSLLKTELNTIGKVKDIYKSRIRVNCTACGYCMPCPQGVDIPKNFSVYNNYYVFEEERGYEDLEEKSASNCVECKICETHCPQSIEISKELKNVRELFER encoded by the coding sequence TTGTTATATAGAAGATTTGGGAAAACTAATGAAATAGTATCTATTCTTGGTTTTGGATGCATGAGATTTCCACTTTTACCTGGTGGAGATTCATCTGATATAGATGAAGAAAAATCTATAAAGATGGTAAGGTATGCAATAGATAATGGATTAAATTATCTTGATACAGCTTATCCCTATCATGGTAATGGTATGAGTGATAAAGGTAAAAGTGAACCTTTTGTTGCAAAAGTAATAAAAGATGGTTATAGAGAAAAAGTAAAGATAGCTACAAAATTACCTACATGGCTTATTGAAAATAGAGAAGATATGGATAAATATTTAAATGAGCAATTAGAAAGACTTGAAATAGATTCTATAGATTTTTATTTGTTACATGCTTTAAATAAAGAAGTTTGGGAAAAATTAAAATCTCTTGGCGTAGATGAATTTTTGGATAGTGCTATAAAGAAAGGTAAGATTAAATATGCTGGATTTTCTTATCATGATAAACAAGAATATTTTAATGAAATTATAGACTATTATGATTTTTCTTTTTGTCAAATACAATTTAATTATTTGGATGAAGATTATCAAGCTGGACTTAAAGGGTTAAAATATGCATATGAAAAAGATCTTGGAATAGTTATTATGGAGCCTTTAAGAGGAGGAAAACTTACAGGTAATCTACCTATAGAAGCAATAGAACTATTTAATAATGAAGATGGTAATAAAACACCTGCTGAATGGGCATTAAGATGGGTTTGGAATCATCCCGAAGTTTCAATAATACTTAGTGGAATGAGTACAATGGAACAAGTAATAGAAAATATAAATATAGCTAAAGATGCAGAATTTAACTCACTATTAAAAACTGAATTAAATACTATTGGAAAAGTAAAAGATATTTATAAAAGTAGAATTAGAGTAAACTGTACAGCTTGTGGTTATTGTATGCCATGTCCACAAGGAGTAGATATTCCTAAGAATTTTAGTGTATATAACAATTATTATGTATTTGAAGAAGAAAGAGGATATGAAGATTTAGAAGAAAAAAGTGCTTCAAATTGTGTGGAATGTAAAATCTGTGAAACACATTGTCCTCAATCTATAGAAATAAGCAAAGAACTTAAAAATGTAAGAGAGTTGTTTGAAAGATAA
- the ftcD gene encoding glutamate formimidoyltransferase: MKVLLAEVNISEGTDLEKVQQVKEALMENGDLELIDQNSDKDHNRSVFTYKGDPKAVLEGTKRLSKKALELIDMTKHKGSHPRMGAIDVVPFIPVKNVSKQEAVEIAKEYGKYLGSLGVPVYYYEDAATRDNRKSLVKIRKGQYEAFEEKMKDENWAPDEGPFEFNPKAGATVTGVRFALIAFNVNIDTEDKEVAKKVVKAIRGAKGGYKHVRAIALDIPEKKQVQISMNLTNYEETPIHRVYETIKSELSRYNVNVVSTELVGPVPAYALKELLQFYIKLNDDFEVEQIYM, from the coding sequence ATGAAAGTATTACTTGCAGAAGTAAATATTAGTGAAGGTACAGACTTAGAAAAAGTACAACAAGTAAAAGAAGCTTTAATGGAAAATGGGGATTTAGAACTCATTGATCAAAACTCTGATAAAGATCATAATAGAAGCGTTTTTACTTATAAAGGTGATCCTAAGGCAGTTTTAGAAGGTACAAAAAGATTATCAAAAAAAGCTCTTGAGTTAATTGATATGACTAAGCACAAAGGTAGTCATCCAAGAATGGGAGCTATAGATGTAGTACCATTTATACCTGTAAAAAATGTATCAAAACAAGAAGCAGTAGAAATTGCTAAGGAATATGGAAAATACTTAGGTAGTCTTGGAGTACCTGTATATTATTATGAAGATGCAGCGACAAGAGATAATAGAAAAAGTTTAGTTAAAATTAGAAAAGGACAATATGAAGCATTTGAAGAAAAGATGAAAGATGAAAACTGGGCTCCAGATGAAGGTCCATTCGAGTTTAATCCAAAAGCAGGTGCAACTGTTACAGGTGTAAGATTTGCCCTTATAGCTTTTAATGTAAATATAGATACAGAAGATAAAGAAGTTGCAAAGAAAGTAGTTAAAGCTATACGTGGTGCTAAAGGTGGCTATAAGCATGTAAGAGCTATAGCATTAGATATACCCGAGAAAAAACAAGTTCAAATTTCAATGAATCTTACTAATTATGAAGAAACACCTATCCATAGGGTTTATGAAACTATTAAATCAGAACTTTCTAGATATAATGTAAATGTAGTTAGCACTGAATTAGTAGGTCCAGTACCTGCATATGCTTTAAAAGAATTACTTCAATTCTATATTAAATTAAATGATGATTTTGAAGTAGAACAAATCTATATGTAA
- a CDS encoding TrmO family methyltransferase domain-containing protein: MKWLEIGTLCIEDKNEIILVNLHEGYEKALNKLDMFSHCMLYSLIKDRIEVYVTKILEVNEKIGQVILKIPENYILNTQKNTTELERLDKKKSLGQLIDIKPYYPAEEVILSAEEPENRFCLNYLDYIIGEYSMYGNREVIKLEKNILSHIKFSADNTQSIKKGDYIRILWYFHRFDKDSFRRNRTCNPPYNNAPNMGIFATRSPVRPNPIGSTVVRVEQVDYHNDIIYIEGFDGFPGSKIFQIMFYQPSVDKIEGATLPPWVSHWTNYKSFDKPKEIDTLDKNYQKDITISDQYSDFCDEIETDSVIKDEYNNQEIHIYNAHIHNLKNVSVSILKNSVNLISGVSGSGKSSLAFDTIYAESQKQFMDLVLSNQMLTDTFSNAYVDKITGLQPAIAIKQKALGVNPRSTVGSVTKITDILRLVFATIGERVCPICHQTVDNTNVCNECGEILFDLIPQVFSYNNPDYMCPVCKGLGVEMSIDVDKIVEFPEKSLLDSASSLYGDLRKHKKKPNANWMRGEILALADDLNVDIELPFLNLPEEFKHQFFYGSNGREVSLQYENSKGRSGVITRPVEGAVNLIQRLTYDTKSIRGIDRTKRYMSKKICSRCQGERLLEDGRLVNIYGHRYPEIVKQSIDHLRIWCHRVYRQLTKDQQDKTKMLFIKLNQRLKRIEDVGLSYITVDRSIPSLSGGEAQRLKLATQFGTGLSNILYIMDEPSKGLHPRDYRFLMNTIVDLKKHGNTVIIVEHKKSFMTIADMHIKMGPKAGRYGGNLISVKNRQEIEQQLKLNGYNDDFDDIQIVNYRYQDKNKEVAEEFLDTRKISYIQLKGVTTNNLQNVDVEIPIGMMTAVIGVSGSGKSSLISKTLYPYLMKSLGRNVEELGSFQQVIGVESFEDICHVNQKPIGSNSRSNPGTYTGVFDLIRKCYADTKQAKNTNLSKEFFSFNSKRGQCPECSGLGEVSVNMHYMEDVHFPCNKCYGKRYSKEVLEVKRKDLSIGDILDIEIHDLVEVFQEEKEIVRQLSMLNKVGLGYLKIGQNASTLSGGEAQRIKLAKELYKKDCKNTLYILDEPTTGLHEDDIEKVIEVLMELKEKGATIIIIEHNLKMIKSCDYIIEMGPRGGNQGGHIIKAGYQKK; encoded by the coding sequence ATGAAATGGCTAGAAATTGGAACATTATGTATAGAAGATAAGAATGAAATAATTCTCGTAAATTTACATGAAGGATATGAAAAAGCATTGAATAAGCTAGATATGTTTTCTCATTGTATGTTGTATTCCCTTATAAAAGACAGAATCGAAGTATATGTAACGAAAATTCTGGAAGTTAATGAAAAGATAGGGCAAGTCATACTCAAAATACCAGAGAATTATATACTGAACACTCAAAAAAATACTACTGAATTAGAAAGATTGGATAAGAAAAAATCTTTAGGACAATTAATTGATATAAAGCCTTATTATCCTGCTGAAGAAGTTATACTTAGCGCAGAAGAACCTGAAAATAGATTTTGCCTAAATTATTTAGATTATATCATTGGTGAATATAGTATGTATGGTAACAGAGAAGTCATTAAACTTGAGAAAAATATACTTAGTCATATTAAATTTAGTGCTGATAATACTCAATCTATCAAGAAAGGTGACTATATTAGAATTTTGTGGTATTTTCATCGTTTTGACAAAGACTCTTTTCGAAGGAACAGAACGTGTAATCCTCCTTATAATAATGCACCTAATATGGGAATATTTGCAACAAGATCTCCAGTCCGACCAAATCCAATAGGATCAACAGTTGTACGTGTAGAGCAGGTAGATTATCATAATGATATTATTTATATTGAAGGCTTTGACGGGTTTCCAGGGTCAAAAATATTTCAAATTATGTTTTATCAACCATCAGTGGATAAAATAGAGGGAGCTACTTTACCTCCTTGGGTATCGCACTGGACGAACTATAAAAGCTTTGATAAGCCAAAAGAGATAGATACATTGGATAAAAACTATCAAAAAGATATAACAATAAGTGATCAGTATTCTGATTTCTGTGATGAAATTGAGACGGATAGTGTTATAAAAGATGAATATAATAACCAAGAGATACATATATATAATGCACATATTCATAATCTGAAAAATGTATCTGTATCCATTCTTAAAAATAGTGTTAATCTAATCTCTGGTGTTAGTGGTAGTGGTAAATCTAGTTTAGCTTTTGACACAATCTATGCTGAGAGTCAAAAACAGTTTATGGATTTAGTGCTTTCAAATCAAATGTTAACTGATACATTTTCCAATGCATATGTTGACAAGATAACTGGATTACAACCAGCTATAGCAATTAAACAAAAAGCTCTAGGGGTTAATCCTAGATCTACAGTGGGATCAGTAACTAAGATAACAGATATATTAAGACTTGTATTTGCAACTATTGGTGAGCGAGTATGTCCAATATGTCATCAGACTGTTGATAATACTAATGTTTGTAATGAATGTGGTGAAATTTTATTTGATTTAATACCTCAAGTATTCAGCTATAATAATCCAGATTATATGTGTCCAGTTTGCAAAGGTTTAGGAGTAGAGATGAGTATAGATGTAGATAAGATTGTTGAATTTCCAGAGAAATCATTGCTAGACAGTGCTTCATCACTATACGGTGATTTAAGAAAACATAAAAAGAAACCAAATGCAAATTGGATGAGAGGAGAAATTTTGGCTTTAGCGGATGATTTAAATGTGGATATTGAGTTACCATTTTTAAATTTGCCAGAGGAATTTAAACATCAATTCTTTTATGGTTCAAATGGGCGTGAGGTGAGCCTACAATATGAGAATTCAAAGGGGAGAAGTGGAGTTATTACAAGGCCTGTTGAAGGAGCCGTCAACCTTATTCAAAGATTGACCTATGATACCAAGTCTATAAGAGGTATTGATAGAACAAAGAGATATATGTCAAAAAAGATCTGTAGCCGTTGTCAAGGTGAACGTCTATTAGAGGACGGTAGGTTGGTTAATATATATGGGCACAGATATCCTGAGATTGTGAAACAAAGCATTGATCATCTACGCATATGGTGCCATAGAGTTTACAGGCAACTTACAAAAGATCAGCAAGATAAAACTAAAATGCTTTTTATAAAGCTAAATCAAAGACTAAAACGAATAGAAGATGTAGGATTAAGTTATATAACAGTTGATAGAAGTATACCTAGCCTGTCTGGTGGAGAAGCTCAACGTCTGAAGTTAGCTACACAATTTGGAACAGGACTATCAAATATTCTTTATATTATGGATGAGCCTTCAAAGGGATTACACCCAAGAGATTATCGTTTTTTGATGAATACCATAGTAGATTTAAAAAAACATGGGAATACAGTTATCATTGTAGAACATAAAAAAAGTTTTATGACCATAGCTGACATGCATATTAAGATGGGACCAAAGGCTGGGCGATATGGTGGAAATTTAATTTCTGTAAAAAACCGACAAGAAATTGAACAACAGCTTAAACTAAATGGTTATAATGATGACTTTGATGACATTCAAATTGTAAATTATAGATATCAAGATAAAAACAAAGAGGTTGCGGAGGAATTTCTTGATACTAGAAAGATCTCCTATATTCAACTTAAAGGGGTTACTACCAATAATCTACAAAATGTTGACGTAGAAATACCAATTGGTATGATGACAGCAGTTATAGGCGTTAGTGGTTCTGGGAAAAGCAGTCTCATATCAAAGACTTTGTATCCTTATCTCATGAAATCATTAGGAAGAAATGTGGAGGAGTTAGGGTCGTTTCAACAAGTAATCGGTGTAGAATCATTTGAAGATATTTGCCATGTCAATCAGAAACCAATAGGTAGTAACTCAAGATCTAATCCTGGCACCTATACTGGTGTGTTTGACTTAATAAGAAAGTGCTATGCAGATACTAAACAAGCAAAAAATACTAATCTTTCAAAAGAATTTTTTAGCTTTAATTCCAAGAGGGGTCAATGTCCAGAATGTAGTGGTCTCGGAGAGGTTTCAGTTAATATGCACTATATGGAAGATGTACATTTTCCTTGTAATAAATGCTATGGTAAAAGATATTCTAAAGAGGTGCTAGAAGTTAAAAGAAAAGATTTATCTATAGGAGATATTCTTGATATTGAGATTCATGATTTAGTAGAGGTTTTTCAGGAAGAAAAGGAGATTGTTAGACAGCTGTCTATGTTAAATAAAGTTGGCTTAGGTTACCTTAAGATTGGCCAAAATGCTTCAACTTTGTCAGGTGGTGAAGCACAGAGAATAAAGTTGGCCAAAGAATTATACAAAAAGGATTGTAAAAATACTCTTTATATTTTGGATGAACCAACAACTGGTCTACATGAAGATGATATTGAAAAGGTGATAGAGGTTTTAATGGAACTGAAAGAAAAAGGTGCTACTATTATTATAATTGAACATAACCTTAAAATGATCAAGTCATGTGACTACATTATAGAAATGGGTCCAAGGGGAGGAAATCAAGGAGGGCATATTATCAAAGCTGGTTATCAAAAGAAATAA
- a CDS encoding FeoB-associated Cys-rich membrane protein gives MVNIIVGLIIFVIIGLSIGKVVKEKKRGTKCIGCPHGGANSNKNNCNCS, from the coding sequence ATGGTAAATATAATAGTTGGTTTAATTATTTTTGTAATCATTGGACTATCAATTGGAAAGGTTGTTAAAGAGAAAAAAAGAGGAACAAAATGTATTGGATGCCCTCATGGAGGAGCTAATAGTAATAAAAACAACTGCAATTGTAGTTAA